The Tachysurus fulvidraco isolate hzauxx_2018 chromosome 19, HZAU_PFXX_2.0, whole genome shotgun sequence genomic sequence ACGTTATCACACAGGTTCATGCTAAACTTAGTGACAATAATCTATTAGAATCCTTTCAGTCTGGGTTCTGTACTAAACACAGTATGGAAACTGCTTTAGTGAAGGTCACAATTGATCTCCTGATGGCTGCTGATGGCTCTCTCACTTTATATTGATGCTTCCTCCTGCCTCTAGAGACTTCATTCTCTgcctgtaattattattattattattattattattattattattattattattattattattattattattattattattattattattaaacttctCTGCAAAGTCAGCTTTCTATGAAAGACCATTTCCACCTCACAAATAAAAcctaataatgaataaaatcattttgGGGATTAGAATTTGTCATTACTGCAGTAAACATGTTCTTTATGTCTGGTACACAGGTGTGTTTAATATACATCAAACATCCAACATAAACCCAGCATTAACTTCATCATTATTTTAAGATATTAAGATAAATCATAACTACAAAACTCCCTGAAATGTAATCACCTGCTTCTACATGTTTAATAGCTGCACTTcagtatcattcatttattaatgcagattttattccctaatttatctatttacatgAAATCCACTCTGTATCACCTTCAGGTCAGAACATCCCAAAGTCCATAttagagtgtgttcagtttctctctaacactgtaacagtagaacagttatattcacatttacttaCATTGCTTTACTGGATGCTTCAATCACAGGCATCATCTTCAGAACAACATCTTCTGTTATATTATCTGTACTGGTATATTTACTCAGGTCAaactcatccagctcctgtgctgatgtcagtaacacaaacaccagagcagaCCACTGTGAAGAAGAAAGTTCACTTTGTTTTCCAGATTTCAGGTAGTGTTGGATTTTCTCCACTAGAGAATTATCacccagttcattcagacagtggaacagattgatggatttctctacAGGAAGATTTCTACTGATCTTCTCCTTAATGTACTGAACTGTTTCCTTTATGCTCTGGGAgctacttcctgtctgtgttactaaaacatgtaaaagtttctgattggactccagtgagagacccagaagaaaGCGAAGGAAAAGATCCAGATGTCCAGTCTTACTTTTTAAAGTCTGATACACAGCACTCTTGTGTACATCTGAGATTGTATTTTCTTGCATCCAATGTTTAGCATCTTGATTCTGTTTAAGaacatttctcttctccttcatgaaggtcaggtgcacatacagagctgcgagatgctcctgaatgctcagatgaacaaagcagtacactttactgtggtgaagcccaaactcctctctgaagatctgagtacacacacctgagtacactgctgcttctctcacatcaataccacactctctcaggtcttcatcatagaagatcaggttccctttcttcagctgctgaaaagccagttgtcccagtttaagaagcatttctttatctctctcctgcttctttgagtatttttctctgatgatgtttgtctgaatgatgaggaagtgtgtgtacatttgagtcagagtcttggggatctctccactctctgcttcacccaacattctctctagaacagtggctgtaatccagcagaagactgggatgtgacacatgatgtagaggcttcttaatgacttcaggtgtgtgatgatgttattggccaggctctgctcactgatcctcttcctgaagtactcttccttctgtgggtcattgaaccctcgtacctctgtgactcgatccacacactcagaggggatttgatcagctgctgcaggtctggaggtgatccagatgagagcagagggaagcagattccctttgatcaggtttatcagcagcacaggcactgatgctgattcagttacatcacacactctcactgtgttctggaaATCTAGAGGAAAACGACACTCGTCCAATCcgtcaaaaatgaacagaaccttttccaaactggacatttctgtttcttttgtttccttaaaaaacacatgaaggagctccatcagactcagtttctggtccttcatcaagttcagctctctgaaaggaagtggaaatatgaggtggacgtcctgatttactttcccttcagcccagtccagaatgaacttctgcacagagacggTTTTTCCGATGCCAGCGACTCCCTTTGTCAGCACAGatctgatgggtttgtcttgttcagataaaggcttaaagatgtcattgcatttgattggtgtttcctctgttgttcttctcctggatgctgcctccatctgtctcacctcatgttcattactGACTTCTCCACTGTcgccctctgtgatgtagagctctgtgtagatctcattcaggagTGTTTGGGTTCCCAGGTTTATTATCACTccattcaaacactgaaacttcttcatcagatTTAATTTTAACTTTTTCTGGAATTCATTTCCACCAGCAGATTCTGGGTCGTACCTGTGATATGGAGAAGCAGGAAGACACGGGGTTCATTTATTAGACTTAATCATCTGTTTTCAGTAATCTAATCACTCTGTAGTATACAGACTATTATTTGGACACTTAAGCCATATTTGAATGCCATCGTATGAATTTCACTGCATTACAAAACAACATGTCATTTGAAGAAAGAAATCACAAGCAAACATTCCAATCAAAACATTTCCCAATAAAACAGACTGAGTGATATTTAAACACATAATGGTTGCCTTATTAAAGTCAGAGTTCTAGTGTTGTAGtatttagtttgtgtttatCTCATTAAATTACCCTTTAAGTGTGCctttagcagtgacattaaAAGTCAAACAGTAAAagtgttggtgattctgatctctttccctggagtttactgtacaacattataaacacttctttaattatttatttacaatcttaATAGTTTTTAACTCACTTGCTAACTGAAAGTGGATTTTTACTTACAATAGAAATAATTGCTTTTTTATGCTCAATGGTGACTGTGGTAGCTTTTTTTCACTAGTAGAGCCGTTATTTAAGTCCATTTTATCTTTACTCACTAAATACACTGTACCATTGCACAGGAACTGAGTCCAAACCCGTTCCAGTAGCACACAACGCTGTGTACAAAGGACCTGCAAATTGGATTCTTTACACTTTTGCTATAGTATCCATCCCCCATTGAGAAACACTTGGAAGGTAGCGTAGGCCAGGAGAACCCCAGAGTCAAGGCTCTCCAGAATCCCAGCCCTGAAGGTAGGGTTATCTTTCTGTAACTCCTGGTATAGATGACCAATCTTAGGTCCTGTCTAGCCTTACAAGATATGATCGTCTATTTGAGATCAGTTACTTTGCTCCTTTCTGTTTGAAAACTATTAGCCAGAGAGCTCCGTCACAGAGATATCAAGGTGAGAGTAGGTGAAGTAGCCTGCTGGAGTTTTACTGCAGTAAGTAGAAAAGTAGGCCTGTAGTTATAAGGTAAGGCATAATGTTCCCCAGTTATTGTaggttattttaatcatttcagtGGAATGAAATAAAGTTCATTTATGGTAATGCTGTCAATATGGCAGGGTTGTTTAATAGGAGATTGTTCTTTAAAATGATCACTTAGTCATTACACCAGTGTTacttacattaaacacagtaaacaagcCAGTGTTTCAGCACAGAGATGTGTGAGTGCTGTACAGTGGTGGTAGCTGTGCTACACTAAGACTTATAGACAGTGTATATGTAGAGCAGTAGGTACTACAGGCTGTTTCAACATTATCTTTTCAGGGTCCAGAGTCGAAGGAAAGGACTCTACATACCACATTTTTGGCATTGTTAAAAGACGCACAAACCAGTTTGATATTTGATAACTGGTTAATAAGCTGAATTTCCAAGAGCCATTCTCTTGGAACTATGTCCTGAGATATTGTTAAGTTTCGAGagacaaaagtaaaaatatacacatcCTAAAAACTCTATAGGCTTCATTTTACACCCAATATTGTGATCAATTTCTATACATTTCCAGGGGCTCATTGTCTCATGAAACATCCTTGAGAAGCGCTGACTGTTAActcataaatcatttttaattatgaGTTAGCTCATAAATCGTTTATCTCATAAGTCATCAATCATTTTTAAGTTGTGTTGAGGCCACTAATCAAAAAACTAATCAAGAAGTcagtaaaattatattaatttattttaactcattaaataatattattaaaataaattggcTTAAAcagttcaattaaaaaaaatcttaattccatttgaaatatttttatatactgttaTGTATGttgttatattgtgtaattactgtatgtacacacatgGAAAAATTGTTGGTCCCCTtcagtcaatgaaagaaaaactcacaatggtcacagaaaaaacttgaatctgacaaaagtaataacaaataaaaattctatgcaTGTTacccaatgaaagtcagacattgcttttcaaccacgcttcaacggaattatttaaaaaaataaactcatggaacaggcctagacaaaaatgatggtacccctagaaaagacagaaaataatgtgaccaaagggacatgttcattcaaggtgtgtccactaattagcatcacaggtgtctacaatcttgtaatcagtcagtgggcctatatatagggctccaggtagttactgtgttgtctggtgacatggtgtgtgccacactcaacatggagtggagtggagtggagtggagtggagtggagtggagtggagtggagtggagtggaggggaggggaggggaggggagattagattagaaagaaaattatagacaagcatgataatggtaaaggctataagaccatctccaagcagctagatgttcctgtgactacagttgcacatattcAGATATAtaagatccatgggactgtagccaacctccctggacGTGGCCACAGGAGGAAAAATTGATGACAAGTCAGAGACGGATAAtaacaaaagagcccagaaagacttctaaagagatTCAAAgtgaacttcatgctcaaggaacatcagtgtcagatcgcaCCATCCGTCGTTGGTTGAGCCACagtggactacatgggagacgaccaaggaggacaaaaatcataaaaaagcgactggaatatgccaaactacatgttgacaagccacaaagcttctgggagaatgtcctatggacagatgagacaaaaatggaactttttgccaaggcacatcagctctatgttcacagatggaaaaatgaagcatatcaagTAAAGAACACAGTCCCTACTGTGAAAgatggaggaggctctgttatgttctggggctgctttgctgcatctggcacagggagtcttgaatctgtgcagggtacaatgacctctgaagactatcaagggTTTCTAaagagaaatgtgctggccagtgtcagaaagcttggtctcagtcgcaggtcatgggtctcgtaacaggacaatgacccaaaacaccgCTAAAAACACCTAAGACtggctaagaggaaaacattggactattctaaagtggccttctatgagccctgacctcaatcctattgagcatctttggaaggagctgaaacgtGGCGTttggaaaagacacccttcaaaccagaaacaactggagcagtttgctcatgaggagtgggccaaaatacctgccGAGAGGTTCAGAAGTCTCTTTGGCAGTTACAGGAATCTTCTGATTGCACTGATcgcctcaaaaggttgtgcaacaaacCTTATTAAtttaggggtaccatcatttttgtctaggcctgttccatgagtttattttttttaaataattccgttgaagcatggttgaaaagcaatatCTGACTTTCactggttaacattcatagaatttttatttattattacttttgtcaaattagagtttttctttcattgaccgaaggggaCCAACAATTTTTTTCCACGTGTGGAATTGTGACAAACTCcctgtatttatttactcaaCTTGTGCTCTAAAATCATTGCTTTTTATTCCCAGAACGCCGTCTCACTTCAAAACCTGAAGCGTTTCCCGCTGTGGCATGAAGCACCTTAATGTAACTAGTgtagattgtgttgttgtttttgtaattcAGGTTTATTGTGCTGTTGGACTATTAATAAATCTGTACCTtagctttttatttgtattcattttttttataattttaggGTTTTGTTGTAATATCTCTAAATATGCAActgattttaatttgtatttttttcatttatcttttgTGATGTTGCACTAGTATAATTAGACCTTCAAACAGTTAATGGTGAGATGTTATACAATAGATTCCTTGAGGTTTTAGTTTTCACTGCATGAATTCAAttaaagttcaattcaatttttttgtatagagcttttaacaattcacagaATTGTAGAAccataaaaaataagaatataaatacatgaatacatacatttaaagtttaaaataatttataaatattaaaattttaaacactatat encodes the following:
- the LOC113663807 gene encoding NLR family CARD domain-containing protein 3-like — encoded protein: METPDLDTDNVSTPSNICKLQGKRSESPTHSCISMKSDWSMDPPQRFKDGDTSLLHSKLQGKRSESPTHSCISMKSDGSMGIPLRFKDGDSSLLHRYDPESAGGNEFQKKLKLNLMKKFQCLNGVIINLGTQTLLNEIYTELYITEGDSGEVSNEHEVRQMEAASRRRTTEETPIKCNDIFKPLSEQDKPIRSVLTKGVAGIGKTVSVQKFILDWAEGKVNQDVHLIFPLPFRELNLMKDQKLSLMELLHVFFKETKETEMSSLEKVLFIFDGLDECRFPLDFQNTVRVCDVTESASVPVLLINLIKGNLLPSALIWITSRPAAADQIPSECVDRVTEVRGFNDPQKEEYFRKRISEQSLANNIITHLKSLRSLYIMCHIPVFCWITATVLERMLGEAESGEIPKTLTQMYTHFLIIQTNIIREKYSKKQERDKEMLLKLGQLAFQQLKKGNLIFYDEDLRECGIDVREAAVYSGVCTQIFREEFGLHHSKVYCFVHLSIQEHLAALYVHLTFMKEKRNVLKQNQDAKHWMQENTISDVHKSAVYQTLKSKTGHLDLFLRFLLGLSLESNQKLLHVLVTQTGSSSQSIKETVQYIKEKISRNLPVEKSINLFHCLNELGDNSLVEKIQHYLKSGKQSELSSSQWSALVFVLLTSAQELDEFDLSKYTSTDNITEDVVLKMMPVIEASSKAMLCNCGVSAKGYAALSSALRSNPSHLRELDLSENKLGDSGVKSLSAVLENPHCKLETLSLCGCGVSDEGCAALTSALRSNPSHLRELDLTESKLGDSGVKNLSAVLENPHCKLETLWLCMCGVSDEGWAALTSALRSNPSHLRELNLSCNKLGVSGVKILSAVLENPHCKLETLRLYMCGVSDEGCAALTSALRSNPSHLRELDLSYNKLGDSGVKNLSAVLENPHCKLETLR